A DNA window from Pontimonas salivibrio contains the following coding sequences:
- a CDS encoding NAD kinase, with the protein MTRKMLVVSHVGRDDALEAAHTVLRTLLAAGVTPVVAPDQAEPMTRGLDIQPEILTQGVAATDIELGIVLGGDGTILMAAELLRGSGAPLLGVNLGHVGFLAESEKEDLQFTVDQALAKNYQVDERLTLEVVVETDSQEVFRTFALNEATVEKADRSRMVELALEVDGRPVSSFGCDGVVLSTPTGSTAYSFSAGGPIVWPQVQAMVMTPLSAHALFSRPLVVDPGSTLAVEILPRNTQAAVLWCDGRRGVDVPPGSRVSATKSSEPVRLARLHPGPFSDRLVRKFSLPVTGWRGPGEAGS; encoded by the coding sequence GTGACCAGAAAGATGCTCGTTGTCTCCCACGTGGGCCGCGACGACGCACTCGAGGCTGCTCATACGGTGTTGCGGACCCTGCTCGCAGCGGGAGTGACACCGGTAGTGGCCCCCGATCAGGCTGAGCCGATGACTCGAGGGCTCGACATCCAACCAGAAATTCTCACACAGGGCGTTGCGGCAACAGACATCGAGCTGGGGATCGTCCTCGGTGGTGACGGCACAATCTTGATGGCAGCGGAACTCCTGCGAGGAAGCGGCGCTCCACTCCTGGGGGTCAACCTCGGACACGTGGGATTTCTTGCCGAAAGTGAAAAAGAAGATTTGCAGTTCACCGTCGACCAAGCCCTCGCCAAGAATTACCAGGTCGACGAGAGGTTAACCCTTGAGGTTGTCGTCGAAACCGACAGCCAGGAGGTGTTTCGCACCTTCGCGCTCAACGAAGCGACCGTGGAGAAAGCAGACCGCTCTCGAATGGTCGAATTGGCCCTAGAAGTTGATGGTAGACCCGTGTCGAGCTTCGGCTGTGACGGTGTTGTTCTCTCCACGCCCACCGGGTCGACCGCTTACTCATTTTCTGCAGGTGGACCCATCGTCTGGCCACAGGTCCAGGCGATGGTCATGACACCGCTATCCGCTCACGCACTGTTTTCCAGGCCTCTCGTTGTCGACCCAGGTTCAACCCTCGCCGTGGAAATACTTCCTCGAAACACGCAAGCCGCTGTGTTGTGGTGCGACGGTCGACGCGGCGTCGATGTGCCACCGGGATCTCGTGTGAGTGCCACCAAGAGCAGCGAGCCGGTCCGGCTCGCCAGACTTCACCCCGGCCCATTTAGTGACCGGCTGGTGCGAAAGTTTTCCCTTCCCGTGACGGGTTGGCGCGGTCCGGGGGAAGCCGGCTCATGA
- a CDS encoding TlyA family RNA methyltransferase translates to MNATRLDVALVQRGLASTRTKAQRLIAGGLVTVANSPATKPSMVVADDAVIDLVANADPHSGVSEVADVGRGATKLRAALTRWSPPIRGAVCVDVGASTGGFTQVLLESGARSVVALDVGHGQLDPSLVADTRVINREGVHAARISSSWWANQSLPTPVSVVVADVSFISLTKIIPALVETFGVHSHFVLLLKPQFEVGKSGIDQGVVKDVARRDKAVHTVMECLEEHGVTPRDIMVSPLTGEKGNVEYLVYASATSSVYPAEWDKAIPAQ, encoded by the coding sequence GTGAACGCCACTCGTCTTGATGTCGCTCTCGTTCAGCGAGGCCTCGCATCAACAAGGACCAAAGCTCAGCGTCTGATCGCCGGGGGACTGGTCACTGTGGCTAATTCACCCGCCACGAAGCCGTCGATGGTGGTGGCTGATGACGCGGTAATTGACCTTGTCGCCAACGCCGATCCCCACTCCGGCGTTTCTGAAGTGGCTGATGTGGGTAGGGGCGCGACAAAACTTCGGGCTGCGCTCACGCGGTGGTCACCTCCTATCCGTGGCGCGGTGTGTGTTGATGTGGGTGCGTCCACTGGTGGGTTTACTCAGGTGTTACTCGAATCAGGCGCGCGTAGTGTGGTCGCCCTCGATGTGGGACACGGTCAGCTTGATCCTTCCCTCGTTGCTGATACCCGGGTAATTAACCGTGAGGGTGTGCACGCTGCGCGGATTTCCTCGTCTTGGTGGGCGAATCAGTCTCTGCCGACACCGGTCAGTGTGGTGGTCGCCGACGTGAGTTTCATCTCCTTGACAAAGATCATTCCCGCATTGGTGGAGACTTTTGGTGTCCACAGCCACTTTGTGTTGTTACTAAAACCACAGTTTGAAGTGGGTAAGAGCGGGATTGACCAAGGCGTAGTGAAAGATGTCGCCAGACGGGATAAAGCGGTCCATACGGTGATGGAGTGTCTGGAAGAACATGGCGTGACACCACGCGACATCATGGTTTCGCCACTGACCGGCGAAAAGGGCAATGTGGAATATCTGGTCTACGCCAGTGCAACATCCAGTGTGTATCCAGCAGAATGGGACAAGGCGATTCCAGCCCAATGA
- a CDS encoding HAD-IIA family hydrolase, producing MGFTGRSGKTDTPLAGKDALFLDLDGVIYRGPDPIDYAVESINQTALPVAYLTNNASRTPEQVADQLRGYGLELVPEHVVTSPQAAVALLKTMIPAASTVLVVGGEGLLREIAEAGFSITTSADDEPVAVVQGFSPEVGWPQLAEGSFAIQRDPSVVWVATNTDWTIPVQRGVAPGNGALVSAVHLAVGRLATFAGKPERAMFDVAARRMAVSTPLMVGDRLDTDIKGARAAGISSAVVLTGIDQAKQILAAGEDQRPDYILQDLRQLHLPYPEIIRSVDRDDVHTVEVGKAVVRRKGHVVRVARAGEKIDLLRAGAACIYDSGLKIFGLDVDPALYSDKG from the coding sequence ATGGGGTTCACGGGTCGCTCTGGCAAAACTGACACCCCGCTTGCGGGTAAAGACGCTCTGTTTCTGGACCTCGATGGTGTGATTTATCGGGGTCCTGACCCAATCGATTATGCAGTGGAGTCCATCAACCAGACGGCTTTGCCAGTGGCCTATTTGACCAATAATGCTTCCAGAACGCCCGAGCAGGTGGCTGACCAATTACGCGGATACGGGCTGGAGCTAGTCCCCGAACACGTGGTGACGTCACCGCAAGCTGCTGTTGCGCTACTGAAAACGATGATTCCCGCGGCGTCCACTGTGCTCGTCGTCGGAGGTGAAGGCCTCCTCCGAGAAATCGCGGAAGCAGGTTTCTCGATCACGACGTCCGCTGATGATGAACCTGTTGCTGTCGTACAGGGTTTCTCGCCCGAGGTGGGTTGGCCACAGCTTGCTGAAGGGTCTTTTGCGATCCAACGCGACCCTTCTGTGGTGTGGGTGGCAACCAACACGGACTGGACCATTCCGGTGCAGCGCGGTGTGGCACCGGGAAACGGTGCGTTGGTTTCCGCGGTGCACTTGGCCGTGGGCCGACTCGCGACGTTTGCGGGTAAGCCCGAGAGGGCAATGTTCGATGTTGCCGCTCGCCGCATGGCCGTATCGACGCCGCTAATGGTCGGTGATCGCTTAGATACCGACATTAAAGGGGCGAGGGCGGCTGGAATATCGTCCGCTGTTGTGCTGACGGGAATCGATCAGGCCAAACAGATTCTTGCGGCAGGGGAAGACCAGCGACCCGATTATATCCTTCAGGACTTACGTCAGCTTCATCTGCCGTATCCCGAGATTATTAGAAGTGTGGACCGGGACGATGTGCACACTGTCGAGGTGGGGAAAGCGGTCGTGCGCAGAAAAGGCCACGTGGTTCGGGTGGCGCGTGCGGGGGAGAAGATTGATCTTCTTCGGGCCGGGGCAGCGTGTATTTATGATTCCGGTTTGAAAATCTTTGGACTCGATGTTGACCCTGCGTTGTACAGCGACAAGGGATAG